The segment cgggtttcggcaccagttgttcgtggcccgcgtcgcgatttcccttcgccagcaaggagtgagacgacacgggttgaggatccttctgcagcaattTTATTCACTTAACTTCACGGGGAGAAAGAACcacaacctgggtaatggcagtccttatatagcctagttgccccgcctctaaggtggtgctcatcttctattggctctcgcccatcaccccatagggtggcgctcattctattggctctcgccaatcaccccatatgaggtggcgctctattggctctcgccacgcatgcgcaatgcggtcgtcgcgcatgcgcaatgcggtcgtcgcgcatgcgcaatgcggtcgtcgcgcatgcgcaatgtggtcgtcgcgcatgcgcaatgtggttgttgcgcatgcgcgatcatgcgcatgcgcacatgcgcaatgtgctctggctccctacaactttgatcattccatattttatttctagacCTTTCTGTCACCATAAACATCATTCTGTTGGGTACTACacaagaaaatttaaacaaacaaacaaaaaccagtttCAGCAAAATATTTATCCTTTGTATTCAATATCTATCGAACATCCTCATTTCAGGAGGAACTAAAGAGAATGCTGGTATTTATTTATACAGTGAAGATTTAAGAAAAAATCACTCACCCCAGCTGCACAACTTATTAACTGTGAGATACTTGGTGATGACAGTCCTTGGAAACTAATATACCAAGGTATGactttcattatatattttcttgCCAGTATACTAGTCAGTGTCCTATTAATGACaagttttttttatcttatagAACCTTATTAGCTAATTGCAGGAAAATCATAGATATTCTctctttgtgtatttttaatattctggGGTTTTTTGTTTCACTCCAGACAGGCAAGTGTATGTTTTCCCTCTTTATCAGTACTGTCTTGTACTCTTCTCTgtgttttctgttcttttattttctttgttcttcagtCTGGAAATTTTCTAGTATCTATTCCTAGAAATTATAAATCACATACCCCTATTTATTACACATGCTGGCAAAAcataaatttatgaaataatcAATTTTCATTATACTTCTGAACTCTAGAATTTCCATTtcactctcttttccttttttctttttttatttttttttattttttattaatccgtcatgagaaacaaaaacaaaaatttcatgtttgaacttcgatgatacggtcatcaaacacccatcagtgcacattttataccaccaaagtccccagtgtccccctcaCCATTCTACacttccccctgcctgtgtggcaaataaCTTAcaaagtattctttctctactttagttacctttgatatttctagaccagtcctaccaccacttATACCGgcagaaaatacaattgctagacaatgtgttttgtattgcttgttatgagtataATCTAATGTCTCGCGGCCACAAGAGCAGCCACACaatctaggaattctaagatttttaataattacagTCTGAAGAAATCACTGTTGCAAGTTTCTCGAGTCtgtgatttctgtgtgtgtctctggatcgtggccatgtgggagcttaagtagatggtgttCGGATGTGGCGTCATCTCTGTATCCAGTCAGGGTGGGGGAAGTTCATTTCACTCTTATAAGTTGTCTAGTCACATTGTCAGTGtatttgttttacatttattagttgtaattatttaaaagtatatatctGATCAGTATTACCTACAATTCTTCCTTTTatccatttttccttttgattttctttttttttatagtccaggagtctctttatttttaaacaaacacttcTCATGCCATGACTTCataggggatgagctccagcagCTCAGGTTCCTTTCCATTGGTTCTTACAAAGTgggcttctctgggtggagcaggctggcgcttcagttgaacccaagtccctttctctttggcttccttctttttttgatcattttccttcacCCGTTTCAGGAAGCTGTCACGACTCTTAGAGTGCTTAATATGCTCAATGCGGacattaattctcttggcaagaatcttgccTTTGACTTGTTTGTTAACGACAATGCCAACAGCATGCTGGGTAACATTGTAGACTCTTCCAGTTTTGCCATGATAACACTtgtggggcattcctttttggactGTGCCCATTCCCTTTATGTCTACGATACCACCTTTCTTGTATATACGCATGTATGTGTCCAAAGGAACaactccatgttttctgaaaggtctAGAGAACATATAGCGAGTCCCCCTCcgctttccctttgtgttggtcattttggCGATTTACTGGGCACTGACGGTTCCGGCTGAAAGGCTTTCCTTTTGATTTTCATCATTTAATCTTGTTTCTTGGCTAATCTGGAAAACTTTGATTGAATGTTAgatatttcttaaaagaaattacAATGACTCCATATGATGCTGTCTTTCTCTAAAGAGTATAATGGTATATGAGTTTTGCCCTATTAGATCTAGCCTATTCAGGTGAGTTTTTGCTGTGTGGGGATAAGCCATTCAGGTACCTTAACATAAACCTAAAGGCATTTATCAGAATGACTATTCTTTATGAAATCTAAACTATAAACTCTGGTATGTTCTGCTATCAAATCTTAGTTTAGTCACTGACCTCTTAGCATCATCTTTTTGcataatttttgaaaatgctGTCCCTCACACTGCTactttgaaaaaaacaaatatcctgattgtgaaaatgtttaaatattcagCTTATTTCTGTGTGGTTTGTTTTTGACTGGGATATTTTCCCACTCTAATCAAGGCTATCTTGAAAACTCTGAACCTCTTACTGTGCCACAGTAATCTTATAGGGCTGTAATTTTCTGTTTGGCTTTGGTTCGAAAACTTAAAAGTCAGCAAAACCACTGAGGTAGAAATTAGCCATATACATACCAACCTCATTTTGTTCACTATTCTTCAAAAACTTGGGCCTTAAGGCCAGGGTGTAGCTCATATAGCAGAGCACTTCCCTTGCGAatgtggagccctgggtttgatttctcagcacaaaagaaagagaagtgggAGAAGGAGAAACAtgcaggagggagaagggagaaggagataGAAAGAGACGAAggataagaaggaggaggaggaaaaaggaagaggaaggagaaggaaggaaggggaggaagaagggggaggaaggggaggagcaaggaagaaagaggaggagaaagaaagagggggaggagaggggaagagaggaagaggagagactgATGGGgaagagtaaaaagaaaaggaggaggaagaggagaaaggaaggggtaTGGGTGAAGGAAgttgagggaaaggaagaggaggagggagaagggagaggggagggaatggagggaaaaaaggaacagGTGAAAGAGGAGGAACATCTTGTACCTTAATGCATGGTTGCCTTGTTTGCTTTCTGATGTTTTCAAAGGCTGATGTGTTCCTCCCACACTCAAGCTCTGTCAAAAACTTCTTAGTGGAAGGTTTTGTCAGATACTAAGAACATTATCAAAAGCAGAAATAGAAGTATAGCCTGTTTGG is part of the Sorex araneus isolate mSorAra2 chromosome 2, mSorAra2.pri, whole genome shotgun sequence genome and harbors:
- the LOC105943028 gene encoding 60S ribosomal protein L21-like, which produces MTNTKGKRRGTRYMFSRPFRKHGVVPLDTYMRIYKKGGIVDIKGMGTVQKGMPHKCYHGKTGRVYNVTQHAVGIVVNKQVKGKILAKRINVRIEHIKHSKSRDSFLKRVKENDQKKKEAKEKGTWVQLKRQPAPPREAHFVRTNGKEPELLELIPYEVMA